aaacaagataaaccagtgcgcacatgtacatacctaggtagtaaagctgcagaagtgcacttgtgccccagatacgaaaaacattaaaataaaacggcggcagcatggcacccgctaaaccataaatttaactcatgttcgtagcatggcgatccacgccgaggcaagaaactggacgagccgggaaactcggggcgagagtcgagctgctctcgcgtgagttacacgacatatggccagaacaatcgtgcagtagcaaTTTATTAtccagcattatagcagtccggctactccacgtagtaacgtaccttggatgaagtgagcatgcagagcaaatctgggagctcttggtaggctcccagatttgaaaaacaccgttgaggagtaaacgtaatgaaaacagtcgatgctccaagagctactcgccgtcacgcaacacactgaatgccacaagtcgcacttatatcgatatacccgaaaaataacacagaatgtGCGCAGGAcaagcgcgcgagcgaacaaatgccagcaaaaacgagcaatgcaaaaggaacggctaccggaagtttcctaggggcgccggatgccggcgcacagcgttgccagagcgcggtggcgctggataaAACTAGATGAAACCAAGGAGGCCGTGGCTGCCGTTGAGTATTCCCTAACTGTATTAGGTGAGTTGCGAATTAATCCAGTGAGGAGTTCTTGCTTTACTACCCGCATGAAAACGAACTTTCAGTTCCTCAAACACATTCATGTCGgcacaaacatagacaccaatgatgtctatgtttgttggcttcttatgtgattaataaatatcgggcccctcggatccctttcttctcgttcattacatagcgagggtctcaaatccggcaacattgatgccttcaggcagcatatgtgggtttattgaccagttgcctacacccaaaaagatcacgtactcgtgatgcctgcggcagaaaggatgttccgcatccgccgccaaggtttgtgagtagtggcgctggctaacactcccagggttagttgtagtagtaaaacataaatacctcaggaagtggatggggaaacggtgccgcggtagctcaatggtaagagcatcgcacgcgtaatgcgaagacgtgggatcgttccccacctgcggcaagttgtttttttcatccactttcatttccattaatttatcaatttctttatttcaattagtaagtacacgggatttcccctatgttgtccttggtgtctatgtttgtagGCTAGTAAGGAATGCTTCTATGCTCTTGATAAATTACCGGATAAAGgtagctttttcatctgtctgactgacccgcaggcagaccAGTCAATGACgctgcgtccaagcagcggcaaatgtcgtagagctaaacctggcaaaaacaaaaaaggctgccgaaatgAAAACCAGATTTCGTTTAtaaataaaagcgtatccttgcctttcttggctcgtcatcgtcgcgcccaaaGTTAACTGAAAccttgaaaccgcgtagaaaaactcGTGcgcgggcatgccgccgatgtcTACGCGTCGTCCATCGAACCGgaaactgctagcagacggcgcgccccacaattccctgcgattgttCGTTTTACGGGTCATCTATTGTTCGTTGACATGCCTTGAAGCTTTAGCCACCACGCACATGCGATGGCTATTGCTTATATCGCTCAGAAAACGCGCATTAAATAGAAAAGAAGTAGAAACGCCGAAAAGCAGAAGCACGCAGAAAAGCAGAGGCGGCGCAGAAAACTACGGTCGACGGCTgcctcctttcccaagcgcacttaccgccgtattcacaaaccaaacttATACTTATGACTTAAGGCAGCGAACAGCCCTTAACGCGTTTCAAGAACCAACCTTGTACTTATCGCAGAACTTTTCTCGTACTTATCGCCGTGATAAGTAAGGCTTGGTTAAGGTAGCCTCCGACCTACCTTAACGCTCCcttgtaaacaaacaaaatggcgGCGATGGACGACAACTTCGCGGAGTTCGTTAACTATCTGGAGCGTCATGAGGAACTAATGCGTGGGGCAGCCTTTTCATACGCGTCACCGCCACGGGGAGTGCTCAGGGATCGCTTGAATCCCATGGAAGTGTACGACGACTACGAGTTTTTGTGCCGTTATCGATTTACAAAAAGGACCGTGCAGCAGCTGCTCGATAGGCTGCCTCTGCGGGAGAACACCGATGGACGTGGGTTCCCTGTGCCGCCTCTCCTGCAGCTGCTCATCACACTGCGCTTCTATGGAGCCGGCACGTTCCAAATTGTGACCGGCGACCTAGTGAATGTTTCACAGCCGACAGTGTCACGGGTAATCGAACGCGTATCGACTATGATCGCCAGAAGCCTATTTCCTGTGCTTGTGCAATTTCCCGCCGCTTCAAAAATGAGCGGTGTAATGCAAGATTTCTATAGAATAGGCAAGTTTCCCGGTGTGAGTGGGTGCATTGATTGCACCCATGTGCCAATTAAGAGCCCCGGTGGTGACCACGCCGAGGTGTACCGCAACCGGAAAGGATACTTTTCGATAAATGTTCAGGTGAGTGCTCGTTACAAATATTGCAGTGGTGGTTTGATACGCAAACAGAAGCGGTACATAATGCAGCTCGTAGTACGTTTTTGTAAATGTAACAGACGTAACAACAAGTAAATCACCCCGCTAATTTACGACGCGGTTTCACACCGCCAGTATACATCTGTGCTACGACAATTGTCGAAGCTTCGAATTTGCTATGAGGGTAACCTTAACCTCCACCTATGTCGCGGTCCTCATCGACAACTACCGCGGCCACCACTTGAACCGGCAAGTTCTTGCTCAACATCGGAAAACGTAGTTCCCATGAAATCGCAGCGCCTCGTATTTTGATCCAGTATAATCTCGATTATGTGTGTATTTTGggacatcgcaaaaaaaaaattctgtcacTTGAAAATTGTATTACACAAGAACGTAAAAAATAAGTAGATTAATGCAACGAGAGCAAGGACACCTGAAAATTCGGCAAGCTTATAATCGCTAAAGTCGGCTTTGTCGGGATACTGCGTTGTTATGCGAAGACTGCGTCATGTATTTTGTTGAAAGG
The DNA window shown above is from Dermacentor silvarum isolate Dsil-2018 chromosome 1, BIME_Dsil_1.4, whole genome shotgun sequence and carries:
- the LOC125942816 gene encoding putative nuclease HARBI1, which gives rise to MAAMDDNFAEFVNYLERHEELMRGAAFSYASPPRGVLRDRLNPMEVYDDYEFLCRYRFTKRTVQQLLDRLPLRENTDGRGFPVPPLLQLLITLRFYGAGTFQIVTGDLVNVSQPTVSRVIERVSTMIARSLFPVLVQFPAASKMSGVMQDFYRIGKFPGVSGCIDCTHVPIKSPGGDHAEVYRNRKGYFSINVQGITGPDLQFYDVVASWPGSAHDSRIFDSSRARVLYETGAIPGILLGDMGYACRSYLMTPLKDPAQGTPEYRQGSF